One genomic window of Gammaproteobacteria bacterium includes the following:
- the atpG gene encoding F0F1 ATP synthase subunit gamma → MSGREIRTKIASIKNTQKITKAMELVAASKMRKAQQRMSTTRPYADKMRQVIGHVAASHSEYHHPFLTQRQDIKRIGFIVISSDRGLCGSLNVNLFKQTVLAMQEWHAKGIHSDLCLIGSKADAFFRRFGGNILANANHLGDAPNVNDLIGIVKVMLDAYNEQRLDAVYIAYNRFVNSMTQQPVVKQLLPLEVLPVDDKVGYWDYIYEPDAKELLNALLIRYIETQVYQAVVENMACEQAARMVAMKNATDNAGELINELQLIYNKARQASITREIAEITAGAEALS, encoded by the coding sequence AAGCGATGGAGTTGGTTGCTGCAAGTAAAATGCGCAAAGCGCAACAGCGTATGAGTACTACCCGTCCGTATGCGGATAAAATGCGGCAGGTGATTGGGCATGTGGCAGCCAGTCACAGTGAATATCACCATCCCTTTTTAACTCAACGCCAGGATATTAAACGCATAGGCTTTATAGTCATTTCAAGTGACAGAGGTTTATGCGGCAGTCTCAATGTCAATTTATTCAAACAAACCGTGCTTGCCATGCAAGAATGGCATGCCAAGGGCATTCATTCAGATTTATGCTTAATTGGCTCTAAAGCCGATGCTTTCTTTCGACGTTTTGGAGGAAATATTCTGGCTAACGCCAACCATTTAGGTGATGCGCCGAATGTCAATGATCTGATCGGCATCGTAAAAGTCATGTTGGATGCTTATAATGAGCAACGTTTAGATGCGGTGTATATTGCTTATAACCGTTTTGTAAATTCCATGACCCAACAGCCGGTGGTCAAGCAATTATTACCGCTGGAAGTATTACCGGTCGATGATAAAGTGGGCTATTGGGATTATATTTATGAACCGGATGCCAAAGAATTATTGAATGCATTATTAATACGTTACATAGAAACGCAAGTGTACCAGGCGGTAGTTGAAAATATGGCTTGCGAACAAGCCGCACGCATGGTAGCTATGAAAAACGCCACTGATAATGCTGGCGAATTAATTAATGAATTGCAGTTGATTTATAACAAAGCACGTCAGGCGTCGATTACCCGGGAAATTGCGGAGATTACTGCGGGAGCGGAGGCGTTGAGTTAA